A region from the Vicia villosa cultivar HV-30 ecotype Madison, WI unplaced genomic scaffold, Vvil1.0 ctg.000175F_1_1, whole genome shotgun sequence genome encodes:
- the LOC131624964 gene encoding pleiotropic drug resistance protein 1-like, whose amino-acid sequence MEGDIYRATNSLRARSSTVWRNSGVEVFSKSSREEDDEEALKWAALEKLPTYNRLRKGLLTASHGGAHEVDVSDIGFHEKQKLLERLVKVAEEDNERFLLKVKERVDRVGLDIPTIEVRYKNLKIDAEAFVGGRALPSFINAVTNVVESLLNVLHIVPSKKRHVAILKDVSGIIKPRRMTLLLGPPGSGKTTLLLALSGKLDPSLQLTGSVTYNGHGLNEFVPQRTAAYISQHDVHIGEMTVRETLAFSARCQGVGSRYDMLSELSRREKAANIKPDPDIDVYMKAIATEGQESSISTDYVLKILGLDICADTMVGDEMLRGISGGQRKRVTTGELLVGPANALFMDEISTGLDSSTTFQIVNSLRQYVHIMNGTAVISLLQPAPETYDLFDDIILISDGQVVYHGPREYVLDFFESMGFKCPDRKGVADFLQEVTSKKDQAQYWVRRDQPYRFVTVTQFAEAFQSFHIGRKLAEELSVPFDKTKSHPAALTTKEYGLNKKELLKANFSREYLLMKRNSFVYIFKLSQLFIMALISMTLFFRTEMHHDNQDDAGVYAGALFFTLMTIMFNGLSEISMTIAKLPVFYKQRDLLFYPSWAYAIPAWILKIPITLMEASLWVFLTYYVIGFDPNVGRLFKQFLAVIFLGQMASGLFRAIAALGRNMIVANTFGSFAILTFLALGGFILSKKDIKKWWIWGFWISPLMYGQNALMANEFLGHSWHNGTDNLGKQFLETRGFFPHAYWYWIGIVGLAGFVFLFNVMFAVALAVLGPFDKPQATVPDDSEEDESSNDRTVQEVELPRRESSRRGDSVTESSHGNKKGMVLPFEPHSITFDDIVYSVDMPAEMKEQGVSEDRLVLLKGVSGAFRPGVLTALMGVSGAGKTTLMDVLAGRKTGGYIDGDIKVSGYPKKQETFARISGYCEQNDIHSPHVTVYESLLYSAWLRLASGVDSKTRKMFIDQVMDLVELNPLRNSLVGLPGVSGLSTEQRKRLTIAVELVANPSIIFMDEPTSGLDARAAAIVMRTVRNTVDTGRTVVCTIHQPSIDIFEAFDELFLMKRGGQEIYVGPLGRHSVHLIKYFESINGVSKIKDGYNPATWMLEVTSTAQEYNLGVDFTDLYKNSDLYRRNKQLIQELGQPAPGSKDLHFATQFSQSFLVQCQACLWKQRWSYWRNPPYTAVRFFFTTFIALMFGTMFWDLGGKHETRQNLLNAVGSMYTAVLFLGIQNSSSVQPVVAVERTVFYREKAAGMYSALPYAISQILVEIPYIFAQTVVYGAIVYAMIGFDWTAEKFFWYLFFMFFTLLYFTFYGMMAVAVTPNHHVASIVAAAFYAVWNLFSGFVVARPSIPVWWRWYYWACPVAWTIYGLVASQFGDITTDMSTENGKTVKMFIEDFYGIKHDFIGESAIVVAGIAVLFALIFAVAIKSFNFQKR is encoded by the exons ATGGAAGGGGATATATACAGAGCCACAAACAGTTTACGAGCTCGAAGCTCAACTGTATGGAGAAACAGTGGAGTTGAGGTTTTCTCTAAGTCATctcgtgaagaagatgatgaagaagctcTTAAATGGGCTGCTCTTGAGAAACTACCTACTTATAACCGTTTGAGGAAAGGTCTCTTGACTGCTTCTCATGGAGGTGCTCATGAAGTTGATGTTAGTGATATTGGATTTCATGAGAAGCAGAAGCTTCTAGAGAGGCTGGTTAAGGTTGCTGAAGAGGATAACGAAAGGTTTCTCTTGAAGGTCAAGGAAAGAGTTGATAG AGTTGGACTTGATATTCCAACAATTGAAGTTCGATATAAGAACTTGAAAATTGATGCTGAAGCTTTTGTGGGAGGTAGAGCTTTGCCTAGTTTCATTAATGCTGTAACTAATGTTGTAGAG AGTTTGTTGAATGTTCTTCATATAGTCCCAAGCAAAAAGAGACATGTGGCAATTCTTAAGGATGTTAGTGGAATCATTAAACCTCGTAGGATGACGCTACTCTTAGGTCCTCCTGGTTCAGGAAAGACTACTCTCCTTTTAGCCTTATCTGGAAAGCTTGATCCAAGTCTTCAG CTAACTGGGAGTGTGACTTACAATGGACATGGACTGAATGAGTTTGTACCCCAAAGAACTGCTGCCTATATCAGCCAGCATGATGTTCATATTGGTGAAATGACTGTGAGGGAAACCTTGGCTTTCTCAGCAAGGTGCCAAGGAGTTGGATCGCGTTACG ACATGCTATCGGAGCTATCTAGAAGAGAGAAGGCAGCAAATATCAAGCCTGATCCAGATATTGATGTTTACATGAAG GCAATTGCAACTGAAGGTCAGGAGTCAAGCATTTCAACAGATTATGTACTGAAG ATTTTGGGGTTGGATATATGTGCTGATACCATGGTGGGGGATGAAATGTTGCGTGGTATCTCTGGAGGACAAAGGAAGCGTGTCACTACAGGAGAGCTATTGGTTGGACCAGCAAATGCTTTGTTCATGGATGAAATTTCTACTGGGCTTGACAGTTCCACAACTTTTCAGATTGTGAACTCTCTGAGGCAATATGTTCACATTATGAATGGAACTGCAGTTATATCACTGCTCCAGCCAGCACCTGAGACTTACGATCTTTTTGATGACATTATCCTAATCTCTGATGGCCAAGTTGTGTACCATGGCCCCCGTGAATATGTTCTCGACTTTTTTGAATCTATGGGTTTCAAATGTCCTGACAGGAAAGGTGTTGCTGACTTTCTTCAAGAAGTAACTTCTAAAAAGGATCAAGCACAATACTGGGTGCGCAGAGACCAACCATACAGATTTGTAACTGTTACTCAATTTGCTGAGGCGTTTCAATCATTCCACATTGGTAGGAAACTTGCCGAGGAGCTTTCCGTTCCATTTGACAAGACAAAGAGCCATCCAGCTGCTTTGACCACCAAAGAGTATGGTCTTAACAAAAAGGAGCTCTTAAAGGCTAATTTCTCAAGAGAGTATTTGCTCATGAAAAGGAATTCATTTGTTTACATCTTCAAGCTATCTCAG CTTTTCATCATGGCGTTGATTTCAATGACACTGTTTTTTCGGACTGAAATGCATCACGATAATCAGGATGACGCGGGTGTTTATGCTGGTGCTTTATTTTTCACACTTATGACAATTATGTTCAATGGATTGTCTGAGATTTCTATGACCATCGCTAAGCTTCCTGTTTTCTACAAGCAACGAGACCTTCTATTTTATCCCTCATGGGCATATGCTATTCCTGCGTGGATTCTCAAGATTCCCATTACGTTAATGGAAGCTTCTCTTTGGGTGTTTCTTACCTACTACGTTATTGGATTTGATCCAAATGTTGGGAG GTTGTTCAAGCAGTTCCTTGCAGTGATTTTCCTGGGTCAGATGGCTTCTGGACTTTTCCGAGCCATCGCAGCACTTGGTAGAAACATGATTGTTGCCAACACATTTGGTTCCTTTGCAATTCTCACATTTCTTGCATTGGGTGGCTTCATTCTCTCAAAAA AGGATATCAAGAAGTGGTGGATTTGGGGTTTCTGGATCTCACCTTTGATGTATGGGCAAAATGCTTTGATGGCCAATGAATTTCTTGGACACAGCTGGCACAAT GGTACTGATAATTTGGGAAAACAATTTCTCGAGACCCGGGGGTTCTTCCCACATGCATATTGGTACTGGATAGGCATCGTGGGATTGGCTGGATTTGTGTTCCTTTTCAACGTGATGTTTGCTGTGGCTCTCGCTGTACTAGGCCCATTTGATAAGCCTCAAGCAACAGTACCTGACGATTCAGAAGAAGATGAATCTTCTAATGATAGGACCGTACAAGAAGTTGAATTACCACGCAGAG AAAGTTCAAGAAGAGGAGATTCTGTTACAGAGTCCAGCCATGGAAACAAGAAAGGAATGGTTCTTCCATTTGAACCACATTCTATCACTTTTGATGATATTGTATACTCTGTTGATATGCCAGCG GAAATGAAGGAACAAGGTGTTTCAGAAGACAGATTAGTACTTTTGAAGGGTGTTAGTGGCGCATTCAGGCCTGGTGTTCTCACAGCTTTGATGGGTGTAAGTGGAGCTGGAAAGACAACTCTGATGGATGTTCTGGCTGGTAGGAAAACAGGTGGATATATTGATGGAGACATCAAGGTTTCTGGTTACCCGAAAAAGCAGGAAACATTTGCTAGAATCTCTGGCTACTGTGAGCAGAACGATATCCATTCACCTCATGTAACAGTTTATGAGTCCCTGCTTTACTCAGCATGGCTTCGTTTAGCTTCAGGAGTTGATTCCAAGACCAGAAAG ATGTTTATTGATCAAGTCATGGACCTCGTGGAGCTGAACCCGTTGAGGAACTCCCTGGTTGGTTTGCCTGGCGTGAGTGGTCTCTCAACTGAACAACGCAAGAGACTTACCATTGCAGTCGAACTAGTGGCTAATCCATCTATAATTTTCATGGATGAGCCTACTTCTGGTTTAGATGCTAGAGCTGCTGCAATTGTTATGAGAACTGTGAGGAACACAGTGGACACAGGAAGAACAGTCGTGTGTACCATCCATCAGCCTAGCATTGACATATTTGAAGCATTTGATGAG CTATTCCTTATGAAGCGTGGAGGGCAAGAAATATACGTTGGACCACTTGGTCGTCATTCTGTTCATCTGATCAAGTATTTCGAG AGCATTAATGGGGTGAGTAAAATCAAAGACGGATATAACCCAGCAACATGGATGTTGGAAGTTACATCTACAGCACAAGAATATAATTTGGGTGTTGATTTTACTGACTTGTACAAAAATTCAGATCTATATAG GAGAAACAAACAACTCATACAAGAACTTGGCCAGCCTGCTCCTGGTTCAAAGGATCTTCATTTCGCTACACAATTCTCGCAGTCTTTCTTGGTCCAATGCCAGGCCTGCTTATGGAAGCAACGTTGGTCATATTGGCGTAATCCACCATACACTGCTGTGAGGTTTTTCTTCACCACATTCATAGCTTTGATGTTCGGAACAATGTTTTGGGACCTCGGTGGCAAACA CGAAACTAGACAAAACCTGTTGAATGCTGTGGGTTCAATGTATACTGCTGTTctcttccttggaatacaaaatTCTTCCTCTGTGCAGCCAGTGGTTGCAGTTGAAAGAACTGTATTTTATCGAGAAAAAGCTGCTGGAATGTATTCTGCCTTACCCTATGCAATTTCACAG ATTTTGGTAGAGATACCTTATATCTTTGCTCAAACTGTGGTATATGGAGCTATAGTCTATGCCATGATCGGATTTGACTGGACCGCAGAAAAATTCTTTTGGTATCTATTCTTTATGTTCTTCACATTGCTCTACTTTACCTTCTATGGTATGATGGCTGTGGCAGTGACACCAAATCACCATGTTGCTTCGATCGTGGCTGCTGCATTTTATGCAGTTTGGAACCTCTTTTCAGGATTCGTCGTCGCAAGACCT AGCATTCCAGTATGGTGGAGATGGTACTACTGGGCATGTCCCGTTGCATGGACCATCTACGGATTGGTTGCATCTCAATTTGGAGATATAACTACTGATATGTCTACTGAAAATGGTAAGACCGTGAAAATGTTCATTGAAGACTTTTATGGTATCAAACATGACTTCATAGGAGAGAGTGCAATTGTGGTTGCCGGTATTGCTGTTCTCTTTGCACTTATTTTCGCCGTTGCTATCAAATCCTTCAACTTCCAAAAGAGATAG